The segment AGCCAAGTATGTGGAGTCTTTGCAGTGTCTCTTTTCAGTGTCTTTGTGTTCAAAACACAGAACATTGGCTGCATGTGGTAGTGGTACACAACTTTTGACAGCCTCCTAGTTGGGCAATAATAGCCTAAAGAAGATTCTTGTAGGTGTTAGAGAAGTTCGGGCAGTTCTGGCAATAAAATTGAATATTACCGTAGAAAATAATATGTAGAGTTTGCTTTGTTGATACTTTTTCAGTATATCAATATGAATATGTGATATTTTAAATAGAAGTATGATTAGTGGCCTAGACTCTCCCTTGCCAGTGTGTCCTAACTGCCTAGGCAGTCTGTTTAATACCTTATATGCACTGGGACTGATGATGAAGATGGGCATGTCTATCTGAACATGAAGCCTTTTGGATTCCCCATTGCATGAATTTTGTTTCATGTTGCTTATGAATTATGATGGCCTGgccttttgtttctttctagAATAGGAACTTGTGCATCTCAATACTatccaacaatttttttttttaaaaggagtcggagagaagagagggggggggAGGTACACCATAGCAGCATTTCTGTCATTTGATCAATCTTCGCTCTTCCGTGATGGAAATGTTGTGCATTCAAATGCTATAACACAATCCATGTGCATCATTCATTGTGTTAATTGTAATTAGAACCATGTCCTTGGGATGCATTGATTAACAtgtaaatcaaagaaaatagttCAATAATATAATTGACACTGAAGAATGACtatacaattaaaataaaagaacagaAGTTAATTATTGTGCATACACAGCATCTAagacccaacttttattattaaaacagAAAATTATTTAGATGATAAGTGTCTGTTTGGCAAAAGCTAaatagcttttagcttttagtctcagttttttttttttttttttttttttttgaaattttacaaaactagtttttagctttttgtcacacatttatcataaataaatagtgAAACACTGATAATActtgtaaatatttttggaaCTTTTAGTAATAGAATATTAATCAGAGTAATATTGTTAAACTACTTGAAACTTTAGTAATAGAATTTAcacaaaacaaattattttaataattttagtataCTTGTAGTTTGCCACATAGCAAAAGCATGTTGTACAAGATGGAAACACTTATGCTGAACCACTAGCCATTTGATCAATCTTCACTCTTCTGTGATGGAAATGTTGTGCATTCAAATGCTATAACACAACAATCCATGTGCATCATTCATTTTGTTAATTGTAATTAGAACCATGTCCTTGTGATGCATTGATTAACATGTAAACCAAAGAAAATAGTTCCATAATATAATTGAAACTGAAGAATGACtatacaattaaaataaaagaacagaAGTTAATTATTGTGCATACACATCATCTAAGACccaactattattattattattaaacagAAAATTATGGCAGATGATAAGTGTCTGTTTGGCAAAAGCTAAATAGCTTTTAGCATTTtgtctcagtttttttttttttttttttaacaaaactagtttttagctttttgtcacacatttatcataaataaatagtgAAACACTGATAATActtgtaaatatttttggaaCTTTTAGTAATAGAATATTAATTAGAGTAATATTCTTTAAACTACTTGAAACTTTAGTAATAGAAtttacaaaaaacaaattattttaataattttagtatgCTTGTAGCTTGCCACATGGCAAAAGCACGTTGTACAAGATGGAAACACTTATGCTGAACCACTAGCCACAACCACATGTACAAGTGAGATGCAACTTATTATATAGCATATGATAAATGTCACAAAATACTAGTAATTTGAATGCTTAGAACCAACACAATGATATCTTGCCCTCGCTTGgagcagcaaaaaaaaaatgctaaggaatcaaaaaaaaaaaaattttgaaaaattggatcTATGTCCAATGAATCCCACCTAACAagaaaaagtattttgttttggcTCGACCTAAAATCATATATGAGATAGcttattatgaatttataaagGATGTTAATGTTGttctatatattataatttgtttacataaatatgcaattttttaaaatataaaataataaatgaacaaATTTTATGCAAGCCGCCAACCTACCTCAAACCCCTTTTTGCCATGCTTGGGACCGGCtgtgaacaaaatatatgacattAACATTGACACAGGCAGAAACGATGCAAtctttatttatctatataattTTCAATGCGATGCAATTTAAGAATGTCCTCATAAAATCTGCCCAAGTACTGAACAATAAATTTCCAATAATGAGTGGTGAATATGGTGGATTTTGAGATGCTTGAGGTATTTATATATGGGCTGGGTTGTTCTTTGTAATCAGTACTGTTTTCTCATATTCTGGACTGATGCAACCCTAGCTTCACTTAGTGGTACAATGCTTAAGGTAGAGAGGGTTTGTCACTCCACTGTAAACCTGTGACAACATTCCAAAATTTGAACTCTTCCTCTGTTATTTTCTGCAACTAGGTGGATCCTAAAGATCGTTATTATTTATATACTCTTGTTATGAATTTCTCTTTCCTCACTCCTGTTCTCCTATCCAGGCactttgtgattttatttgtgTTCTCTTCTTTCTTGCTTGCTTACGTGAGTCAATGGATATCAATATGAGTGtgtgaaacttgagttttaatGTACTGTGTGTTTGCGTGTCtctgtgtgtgtgagagagagagagagagttttgcgTTTGTTTTATGAGACTCTGTGAGAGAACACATACACATGCATgagtttcttgtttgttttctaAGTGCATGATACTCTATCTTTTACTTCAAACAATAAAGGTGCACAATTTATGCTggattatttaattattaattcaactttatttttggTCGGACTCAGCATAAACACAGTGTACTACATGGCACCTTTTGCAACCATGATTTTGGCAGTACCTGCAATGCTACTCGAAGGAAATGGCGTTTTGGAATGGCTTCACACCCATGAGTCTCTTTGCTCATCCCTCATCATTATTTTCAGCTCCGGAGTGTTGGCTTTCTGTCTTAACTTCTCCATCTTTTATGTGATTCACTCCACAACTGCTGTCACATTCAATGTTGCTGGAAACCTTAAGGTGAAAACAATTTAGCAAAATCAGATAGACTGTTTAATGCATTTTCTCATTATTGATGATATTATTGTTTTCAGATTGCCTTGCCACTGATTGTTCTTTATTTCTCAAGTGATTTTATTTAATAGACGTACATTGTTGAATTTTGAATACTTGAATCCGTGTATGCAACAAAttgcttatttattttgaatcctTGAATCTTGTGAATGGTTCCAAGTTCCAACTAAGAACTTCTTACATCTTCTCACCCTTGTGCGCTGTCTCCACACTTGAATgagttcttaaaattttgtattactTTGTTGTTGCATGTACCCTACTGATTGATGGACTGGATTATTCTTGCCATTCATATAAAGAAACCTCTATGTTTTTATTCATTGCACATCTTCCTTATCGGATGTTGTTGATTTACATTGCTGTGTTTGTTATGTACAGGTTGCAGTTGCTGTCCTTATTTCTTGGCTGATATTCCGAAACCCAATTTCGGGTTTGAATGCCGTTGGATGTGCCGTGACACTTGTTGGATGTACATTCTACGGATATGTGAGGCACTTGCTCTCACAACAGCCACCAGGAACCCCTACCCCTCGAACACCCCGTACACCCCGGACACCATTAAATCGGATGGAGCTGCTCCCCCTTGTAAATGATAAATTAGATGATAAAGTCTGATTCTGAGATGATGTTGAATGTGAGGATCCTGGAAGAGTTtaatagggggaaaaaaaggtacaaaagaaaaaacagacaCGTCTCTTTGTTCTGTAAACTTGCATCAGTTcactagaaaattttaatatatgcattttaCCTCTCAGAACTAGAAACTTCTTCAGGttcttatatatattgctatttttGGCCTGAATGTATTGAGAATTATAATCCGTTGCCATTGATTCATATGCTTCTAGCCTATACAAATACTTACAACATGTGGACTCTTGTTCATCACGATATATCTCTCACAATATGTGGACTCTTGAATGTGTTGTCCATATCTTgcgaaaaaaaaataatatatgacaGTTACATGGTGAAATTATTGCAAAAGTGGAGCCAAGTCCaattcagaaaaaataaaaatagatgcCAGTTACATAATGTAATTATTGCAAAAGTAGAGTTGAGTCCAATTCCTGTCTAAAATTGAATTGATATTTGAtaccaaaaagaaataaacgAGAGAGGGGCAAGTGGTTGGGGTCTTTGTTAATCGTAACGGACATAGACATTAATAAGAAGTCATTAATAAGAAGTAAACAAGCGGGACAACCGGACAACTAGTTGGAGACTTCGAAAGAATTTTTGGGCCGATAAAAAGTGGGCGCGCTTGTGGAAACTTTAACGGATGGTGTCTCTTCCTCAGGCTCTTTTGTTAACGTACAACAAATTTATATGTTCCAACTTCTAATTACTACTATTATTCAGCCGAAAAATATCCATCAAATTACGAGGCCAGCACAGCCCTCTCTAACTCTAACATAGGCCCCCCAGAAAAGAAGTACTCAGCTTTCCTAATTGTCAatctcttttatctttttttaactGCTATCTTCAGCAATTATGGAAACTGGGGATTTGAAGATTTTAGCCACATTGttgcaacatatatatatatatatagcttgaGAGAGCGAGAGAGGAGGATTATCATTGTCAATTAATAAGAGACTAGAGAGATTAGTAGTTACAGGATCTAGAACCATTTTAATTTCTCCCCCGCACCCCTAAACAAGTTAAGCTTAGAAAAGCTAATATTAGAAACTATCTTCTTCCCGTATATAATTAGCTCATTACATAATTAATAACAAGGACTAAGCCAAGAGCCAGAAATTCCTCTGCCATTTAGTGCTGATTAAGTACCCACCCATGCCTCTGCTCTGCTTTCTCACTCCAATGGTCCAACAATCAGCATTGTTAATGCACCGCTCCACAAACTCCTCCGAGCTGTCTGACCCACACAAGCTGCACAAAGCCCCACTTTAtcattaatttgattttaaatgaTAGAGAAGTCAAGATCTAGAGTTCTGTGAACATAGATAAAAAAAGCAAGGGGAGTGAATTGGGAAAAGGAAAGATGAGATTTAGATGGGTTTAGGAGTGGACCCACACCCACCAGCTGAAAAGTGTAGATGGCCTCTTCTGTCCAAGCACTAGCACAGACACTTCCAGCTTCTTCACTTGGCTCATCACTGTTGCCAGTTTTGGCCCTTGGATAACCAGTGCTTCTACTTCCACCTAAAAATTTACCCCACTCATGCAAGTTAACACAACAGTAGATGAAACAGAATTTCTATTCAATAccacaaattaaataaataaataaagaaaagaaaacaagtaACAGGAAAGCCAAAGTGTCTGAAAATCTGCATCTTCCCAttctggaaagaaaaagaaaaagaaaaagatgaaaggAAAACTGAAGCTGAAGAATCATCATTCCCCTCCTGCACTAAAGAAGAGAAAGGagctttctttcattcttttaacCTGAAAAGGCTATTGATAAAAGAAAtagtaataaaagaaaagaaaaccgcaaaaaaaactgaaaatgtttCCCTCTTTAAACAggattgaaactttgaaaggTAGAAGAGGAAGACCAAGAAGGATCTGTCAAACACAATAAGAATACTACCCCCCCCTTTCTCAACATATGGGATCTATCAAAAACAGGATGAAAAGGCATATATAATGCAGAAGAGAAAGcaagttaattatttttaatctgATACTCCTAAGACTTAAACagagaaggaaaaaatataataaactcACTTGAACTTGACCATTAAAAGAGAACAGAGTCACAAACACATACCTCTGGTTTACAAGCCTTGCAAAGAGATCCAAGAGAGTTGGCCAGGTCAGGAGAACAAGTTGAAGATGAGGAGTCAGATGCCCTCTCAGAGGAGCCAGGGATGATGTGAAGGAGAGTAAACAAATCACCCTTGTTAGCTACATGTGTGAGTGCCCACATCATTGCATGCTTGGAATGTGAGGTAttatccaccaccaccatcactcTCTTCCTCATTCCCAACCCACCATTCTCACTTCCATACATGTTAAGCCCTTCCATTTGCTTCAAACTTCCCTCACACCTACCACCAATGTAACTATTATTACCACCCCACCTCTTGGATGTTGATTTCCATGCTTCTCTTCCGCTTACTTGACTTAAAAAGGATCCTGAACCTGCCATTTTTCTCCTAGCCCCTATACCCTATAACTTGTGTTTATAGTAAAACTGTACCAactctagagagagagagatgcagaTGCAATAGAAGGGTAATAATGAGAAAACcgagtgagtgagagtgagagactGATGGGTGGTGAGTTAAAAGGACAGAGAGTGGTGGGGGGGACTGCTGATGCAAagccataatttttattttatctttatgCAGGTTAAAGTGTCACGGGAATCCTTGTCCAGTTGTGGCTTAAGTCTGCGTAAACAATCACTACGCTCTGTTTATGATGATGAAACGGAGAATCCTCTGTACTATATCTATATTTCTTACATCTCCTAGATTcctctataatattttttttcctctaaaagaaaacaataattcTATTGACGgagcgcttttttttttttttttccaacgtTTCTGTTAAGTTACATTGATACAAGAAGCGGacacataaaataattgttacaTAATAAGAATGATGTAAAAACTATGAGTTTTAGTTAGCTAAGGGTAATGGTagaagaatttttgtttttgttttcaaaacagtgtaaaaataattttttttaaattaaacatgaaactagttttcaaataataatttttatattattataaaaacaaTTGTTTGAGAgactatttctatttttgaaatttaaaaaaaaatatatttacaaaaagtaaCGTATAGAATctgtaaattactttttttttggataatgatAAAGGAATAGAGGTTAttatgtactcttttttttttaatgataactttcaaatttaaagtgtaggaatttttttttgtgataaagacAAACTTtctaatttaagaaataaaagagTTTGGACAAATATGTGAGATCTACTATTTTCAATCTATTAGCAACTATAtcatttaaaacattttttgtatccAAAAAATGCCCCTTTAGTTGTTatcaaaattctattttaaacCAGGAAAACAGGATACAGttctttgaaaattgaaaattatatttagaaaatattagccaaataataaattcaagtgTGAGATCCACCATTTTATagattataaaacaaaaaactacgagatatttaaatactcttatTAAGGCAGTAAGGTCCTTAACTagaaattttctcttttttgaagaaatttgagattatatgtaccaaaaatcaattaattgtCTTGACTTCGTTAAATgatggaaattttattttatttattaaaaattaatataaaaataggaaaTGTGGAGACCATCGAAAATGGCATAATcttgtgccacaactcgccACGTAGCAAGTTATAATTGGTAAAAGTGTGTCCCCACATGACTCACAGACACTCTTtcaccaaccacaactcaccACGTGGTAAGTTGACACAAAATTGTACTATTTTTTATAGTCCCAACACAACTCATACAAATATTATTAGGCCACTCATAAGTCATAGGTCATAACTTACGCCTtttttattcccaaaaaaaaaaaaaaaaagaataacttATTCCTTAAATAGTGAAATAAATTGTGTTGGGAACGTTACTTATAGAAAAATGCAACTTGTTTTTTGTCAGATTCGAATCCTATAAATCTATTCTGACAAATGGGAAATACAAATACTTTCATTTTAATTGAAtactttacttttatatatatatatatatatattactacaatagttagaacttagaatagacggaaaatttgaacttaaatctcatgggaaaaaaaaagccaaTCAATTAGGCTACAAGTTCTTAGTAATtgaataacaaattttacataTCTTAGAGCATTCAAATggtacaaaattttttgtttattttagtataaaaatttacttttgtattgtatatattcaattttcaaaatatttaatattaaattatctattttatactacattttattataatatcaaaatttcttcttttcctctacCTACAGTAACTAATAtttactcttttcttttattactgggcaacataaaaaaaaaaaaaaaaaaagataaaaaaataaataaatacaaaataattagtATTAAAGTAAATTTACATACTCATCGGATaacttttaagaaaaagaaaggattttaTGCACTTTTCTATTATACGTTATTTCATGCCACAGGCATAAATAAGTGCACATGATCTACAGTGCTTTATCCAGAGTCCAGACCCTTCAAATTGCATTACTAATTAGGTGGACCAAcgttcttcttttaaaaaattttttttttttaattttccaggTGAATTTTATGGGCTTTGAAGCTCCCTAGCCTTTCACTTTCAGTCAAGTCATGTCAATGGCTCTGTATCAAAGATTCCAATCATCGGTGTCAACTAGCTTTGGGAGACGCAATTTGCAGGGCAAGTTTACAGTTCCACAACAAATGGGGAcctagtttcaaaaaaaaaaaaaaaacaaatggggACCAAACCAAACAATGATAGAATTGATGGAGTTCACATATCAGGAATAGTGCACCTCCAACCTTGCCTATGGGCAATGGCATTGTGCCATTGTCACGTTCAAATCGAACCCTGCATGCATCTGGGATTCAGAGGCTTC is part of the Quercus robur chromosome 9, dhQueRobu3.1, whole genome shotgun sequence genome and harbors:
- the LOC126698227 gene encoding uncharacterized protein LOC126698227 gives rise to the protein MAGSGSFLSQVSGREAWKSTSKRWGGNNSYIGGRCEGSLKQMEGLNMYGSENGGLGMRKRVMVVVDNTSHSKHAMMWALTHVANKGDLFTLLHIIPGSSERASDSSSSTCSPDLANSLGSLCKACKPEVEVEALVIQGPKLATVMSQVKKLEVSVLVLGQKRPSTLFSCLCGSDSSEEFVERCINNADCWTIGVRKQSRGMGGYLISTKWQRNFWLLA